Below is a window of Impatiens glandulifera chromosome 2, dImpGla2.1, whole genome shotgun sequence DNA.
taacctaCTGAGTAAcgtggttttattttattttcatgtcatgATTTGTCGTTTTATTCCAACGATtcttatcatatttattataccattagtatttttaaaaagatatgaatataaaaatatgtataaatatgtaATGTTTGTAGAAGATCAAGAAATGAAGATGGGTATAGTGAGAGAGAGTCTGATTCTTATGATTTTCGTGGCCGTTGTGGCTATAACTATAAGCGATGCAGTACCATTTGATACATATTATCAACCCTTATGGGGTCCTGATCATTTCACTGTCACTGGTCAAGGCAAAGAAGTCCAACTTCTTATGGATTCCTCTTCTggtattattatgattattttcaaatctattattttctaaaaaaaatgattaacaccataaaatcatttaaaaccAACATTATTCCAAATGGTAATATAATAAAGACATTGATAATTTCATGACTAATCACCAAATGATAATCTTGATTCCAAAGGGTTTTCTTAATTAGCTAACATCTAAAACAAATGGGGAGTTTCTATTTGTATTGTTCTTAATTGATTCCTACATttccttttttaattttatattaaatattattaatgtagGGTCTggatttaaatcaaaacaagaatattgTTCCGGGATATTTAGAATGCAAATAAAGATATCATACAAGTTAACAGGAGGAGTTATTACTTCTTTTTATGTAAGtaattaatatctttttttatgctatttctctcttttaacaattattattagtattgtGAATTGTTAATCACAATTTGTGATGACAATATTCAGCTAATATCTGGAGGAGGGGCTATCGGAAATCACGATGAAATTGACTTTGAATTCCTAGGGACAAACGGGACCTTGCAGACAAATGTGTTCGTAAATGATGAAGGTCATAGAGAGGAGTTGATTAAACTATGGTTTGACCCCTCTCAAGACTTTCACACTTATGAACTTAATTGGAATGCTAAGCAAATCTTGTAAGTTCTTTAATTAGTTACCCTTAAacattattgaaaatataattgatCTTGAATTGATGTGAATTTACAGGTTCAAAGTGGATGAAACGACGGTAAGGACATTCAATTACCCCGGGAGCTACATTCCGAGGCCTTTGCATGTCGAGGCGACCATTTGGAATGTATCATGGGCTGGAACCGTGGATTGGTCTAAGGCTCCTTTTATATCATACTATCGAGGATTCTACATTGATGGCACTCCCTGCAAAtagaaattaattcatttaattaataatcccaataagaataattaaattaagtctATGATCATTGATGTACTAATAATTTCTTAGTTGAATAATGTGGTAACTCACAATATATGGATATCAAGTATTAATCAATTCAAATCCAATTTTCATTTAAGGGATTACTATGTATTATGAAGTTTAAATTCTTCTAATAAAGAATGGcaatattgaattaatattgaCTACATCTTTGTGaacttcttttttctttcaaataacctatttttataaagtaaagATAACATATGCAATTGCATAGCCCTATCTTGGCctctcaatattttaatattattaatcttttttttttctttttatctttgtatactaaatatatattatacaatatatatatatatataacttttttatcttatatttttttatctcatttattaatttttttctgttaaaaagtttaaaaaaaaattatttataattttaaggatcaaaaaatttaaatttgcgtTAAGTCCAATCCTTAAATCTAAACTTGAGTAACTTGGAGGTAAAAGTAGAATATCACTTATAGAATtacaataaagataaaatatttgctTGTAACTACAAACACGGAATGAAATCCGCATTTGTGAATCTTTCTAGTGAAAAAACGTTATACATTGAAATGACAAATGATTCTTTAATAGATGTTACACAGTAAGtgtaagaataaatataatgagAACATCATTAATCGTAAAGACTTATTAATAgattactaataatatataactatttccAACTTAATATTAAGCTAAAAAATAACTGTGCATACATGATatgagaataatattaattgtgtGGAGTAACATAAACATTGATTGGTCAACCTTCTACAATGACACAATTTAGTTATCAAATGTCTTTTGATGGGTCACATTTTgctagaaaataattaagaggatttatttttagaataaatttagCCCAGTATGGATTAATTATGAGTTCTATCTTGTATATCATGTCTAGGTGTGGTTGAATAAATGGGGTACATTGCATCTGACCCAGtagaaaaaattgtaaatatattttgttgccTTTATGTCTAGAttaaaaagttgataaaaaatatatgttagatttaaaccaataaacaaataaaaactctaaatttattttaaatcaataaactacaatcttatatatttaaaaatataatagatttaactaaaaatcttagtatttgaaataaatgaacTGTGCAGTAACAAAgtctttgattaaattttagtgcctctcattttatttttatttgtaaagtTAGATTCGCATGGCTTACAGTATTTTACTTCTTTTTAGAAGAGATTAGTCTATAGTTATTgagaatataaattttttaaataaataaaaaggattaacttctttttgttttaaaacacactaaaataactcaaatattaattagtCTTATCTTATATATCAAATGTTTTAGTTGTCGcggaatgaataaataaatatgcaCTAATCAATTCACTATTTATggatattaattaaaatatgtataaatatgtaATGTTTCTACGATTAATTAATCaacaaattaagaatttaaataagtGATCAAGAACTCAAGATGGGTTTAATAAGAGAAAGTCTGATTATTATTATGGTTTTGGGTGCCGTTGTGGTTATGAGCGATGAAGTATTTGACAAATATTATCAACCCTTTTGGGGATTTGATCATTTGAATGTCACTGATCAAGGCAAAGAAGTCCAAATTCTTATTGATGCCACTTCTggtatgaataattttaattattatgactattttcaattttattttactttaaaaaaattaattaacatcataaaatcattatttCAAAGGGGTAAGGGACGGATCTATGTATGGACTCGGGTGAAGCCCACcctaaagaaaaaaatatttttttacggttaaaatgtgatattactttataatttaaaaattttttttaataaaattcactattttgcttatttaattattaaaaaaatgataaaacttaccttttcaattttatttaaatttcatttgttatttatttaaactcacACTAATTTTTTTAAGCCCACTCTACCCTCCAATCCTTAATCTGTCCCTGGGTGTATAGTAGTAACAAAATGATAATCttgattcttttaaataaattaggtaTTTTCTCACTAATTTCAATTTAAGGGATATTAGGCTCTTTCTGACTTTTTGAAAATATCTATGACAGAGCTAGATCGATCTGGATCTgagtttgaataaatatatatatatttgaaagtttttttattaagtatCTCATTTGAgtgttgatttaaataaaataatattttgaattacactttaattatatatatttaataatttttttctttcaaattaacTCAATTGCATCAGTTTGAAATGTGATATTTGTTGTGATGAATTGTAGGAGCTGGATTTAAATCTAAACAAGAATATTGTTCTGGGATATTCAGAATGCAAATAAAGATATCAGAAAAATTAACCGGAGGAATTGTTACATCTTTTATGTAAGTAGTGTCTTATTctattttaaagaaattgatGGGTATTTGGCCGGGTTTCTCTTCTTTGTCAatcttttaacattttttcattacATTTTATTGTGATGACAATATCCAGCTAATTTCTAGCAACAAGAATGAACCAAAACACGACGAGATTGACTTTGAATTTCTAGGGACAAAAGGGAAGTTGTAGGAacagtttcccaaactaaccttgtttggcgttcactttcccaaactaacctagtttgttcatttattcccaaactaacctagtttactattcaaactcagtttttttttttttttatttcaaatttaaattattatttgtataaactaaattatttatattttgatatatattttaaattattatttttataaatttgattatttatattttgatatataatttaaattatttttttataaatttaattatttatattttaatataaatatatatatatatatatatttcaaatttattatatatatttacatatatatggAAGTATGATTTTCATTcccataaattatatatattttttttaaaatgttgtcTTCCTAACTTAAAGGTTCCTAACTTAAAggttgtaaaaaaatatgtgttaaGTTAATGAATCATTAAATATGTTAGTTGGTTAGTAGGAAGGTTAAtgaatcattaaatatattggGTAGTTAGTAGGAAAGTTAACAAAACATTAAATGTGGTGGTTATAtgttatgtaattaatataGTGCAAGAAATATTAAACCGTTACATAAGAACATTAACAAAAAAGCAAACAAGAAAACAAGAAAGCAAGCAAACAAAGAGGTTCTTCTCTCTAACTTTTAGTTGTTTtggtattttttaatttatttaatacttattactaataatgattattattgtatttttttgtaGATGGATTTCTCGTCAAGTTTTCATGAGTCACAACAAATTCAGatggaagaaattattaatgatggAGTGACAAGATCTAATGCACTTTACAATTTAAGTGAAGCTGATGGATTTAATTCAAACCCGGAGATGGAAAGCGATGAAAGTGATAGTGATTACAATGTAGAGGACTCGGATTCAACAAGTAATAGTGACGGTGAAGAAGAGAATATTCAGACTAATGACCCAACAAATATGGATGGACATATTCCTAATGTGCCATGGTTTACAACAGAGGAGATCCTCAACAACGTTGCCATGAATAATTCAGGtcattttcctaattttaattCTCTTAACAATGATCTTTTTGAAGGTCAATGTTTTGTAGATAAACAAACTGCAATAGATGCAATAAAATCAAGCCACATAAGAGAATCAAGaaattatcatgttttaaaGAGCACTACGGTGCTTTATGAGGCAAAATGTACTATAGTTACATGTCCGTGGAAAATTCGAGTTATAAAAAGTAAGCGATCTGGATACTTTCAAATCACTAAACTTCCTGCTCAACATAACTGCCTTTTGAGAACAATCCAAAGAGACCACAAGAAACTTAGTTCAAAAATGATTGGAAGTGTTATAAAGCAAcaagtaagaatattttttatatttaatattgttgatcttttatatattttgagttgttatttattattttaaatttacatatttagaTAATGGAGGGGCCATACTTGAAAGTGAATAACATAAGGAATCAAATACTGGCAATGTATAAATATCATGTTAGCTACAAGAAGGCTTGGTTGGCAAAACAAAAGGCAATATCAGAGGTGTATGGTGATTGGACGATCTCTTATTCTAAACTTCCTAAATTTTTAAGTGCTTTGATGCATTTTAATCCAGGCACGAGTGTTTCGATTGAAGCTGTGGTCGATGTTACAAAACTCCACACGTCGGTGTTTAAGCGTGTATGGTGGGCATTCAAACCGATAGCTGATGGGTGGCAACATGCTCGGCCAGTTATCAGTATTGATGGTACGTTCTTGAAAGGAGGATATAACGGGAAATTATTAATTGCAATGGGATCTGATTCTAATAACATGATTGGGAGAAATATGGTAATCTTATTCCCaatgaaaatttgagaaagaagaaaaaccaACGAGGTCAAAGCCAGCGTATTCGAACCGAAATGGATAACCCACGAAGAACCATCATTTGTGGGAGATGTGGCCAAGAAGGTCATACAAGACGTAGCCAACGTTGTCCTGAGCAAAATCGtcaataatttagataaatgatGATTGTAATagtttttaagaatatttaattattatattattatggttaaaatgttttaaatttattagtatttatcaattatttattagaatactaaagaaaatatttattacattatataaatgagaattgaaatgtaaatatatatatatatatatttatattaaaatataaataattaaatttataaaaaaataatttaaattatatatcaaaatataaataattaaatttataaaaataataatttaaaatataaataatttagtttatataaataataatttaaatttgaaatgtaaaaaaaaaaaaaaaaaaaaaaaaaaaaaaaaaactgagtttgaatagtaaactaggttactttgggaataaatgaacaaactaggttagtttgggaaagtgaacgccaaacaaggttagtttgggaaactgtTCGAAGTTGTAGACAAATGTGTTCGTAAACGATCCAGGTCATAGAGAGGAGTTGGTTAAACTATGGTTTAATCCCTCTGCAGCGTTTCATACTTACGAGATTAATTGGAATCCTCAGCAAATCTTGTAAGTTCTTTAATTGCGCGCCCTTAAAcattattgaaaatatgattgatCTTGTATTGATGTCAAACTACAGGTTCAAAGTTGATAATAAGACGATAAGAACGTTCATTTACCCTCCGAATTACATTTCGAGACCTTTGCATATGGAGGCGACCGTTTGGAATGGATCATGGGCTGGGACTGTAGATTGGTCTAAGTCTCCTTTTACATCATCATATCGAGGGTTCTACATTCAAGGCACCCCCTGCAACAAATAAAGActcattaaattttgtttacCAATTACCATCATTGATTTActatttatttctaataattGAATAATGTTGTAACTCACTATATAATATGGATATTGAATATTAATCCAAAAGTGTGTTAAGAGATTAGTAAGTACCAATTATGAAGTTTAAACTAGTTTATACTTATATAAGGAAATTTTGGGATTTTCTTCCATTGATCCATTCACATTGAGATGGTATTGAAAGTGGTATTTACATGTTCAATACCACTTGATTTTACATCAAGTCTTTCTTTagaaatgattaataaaaagttatactaTGTGTTTAAAATTTGCTGTAATACTATTTGTGACAAATTGAATTTATGGCTTTTTTCCATTAAcataaacttaataaaaaaaattcagttaGATATTTGTTACTGAGacttatttattcaaaatctttattttctttaaatataaaattttagtgaACTTTGCTTAtattaatatgataatatatatttaagtaagatgttataagaaaaaaaacataaattataattatatgatacattatatttaaaatttttaaatttttaaaaattttctattgtaaaatttaagatatattttctccCACCACATTAACATATGTGTTTGAATCTCcaatacacaaaaaaaaaacatttgtaaaaagttttaaaataatttatgttattatactTAGCGCGTAAAAATTGTGTCGGAcctgtaaaaaataattgtgcaccgataatattttcaaatttcatttttattattttcatattattttaattttaaaatatttaaaaattaagataaaagtataaatttcaattatcacaaatattatattattaactataCTTGATTCAATTCATAACATCTtctgtaaataataattttcaaaatatttaactccaaattatgtttaaaaatttgtaactacaaataataataattagtgatTGAACAATATTATTTCAACTTCAAATGTTGAATACTGttgttcaaatattttacaatacTACCCATCAACTGATCTAACAAATTAAGTGAAAACATAGGTTTATGTTTGGATTGgttatttagaaaatgatttttatgaTTTCGAGGAGTTGAATttttttgtgataaaaaaacttgaaatgttttaatatataataataaaataaaaataaagaaaattttagtattttagttaataaattgagtgatatAATTAAGGAGcaaaagagaaataatatttttttaaattgaattatttgaataactcaaTTAAACTCAAAATTAGGTGTGTATGAATGTTACGagaataatttactttttttggaTCAACACATTTTAGTAAGTTATACTAGGCAGGGATAACAATAGAGCGAGGCGAGAAATACATTTATTATCCCCGTCTCGTTTTAATTTCAggaattttcttaatattattccGTCCCATTCGGTTTTTTTCAGTTTCGGGAAATCCCGCAGGGCACtgctaataaatttttttaataaataaaaattatacaataaaattatataaacaattttttaatataatatatattataatatattaaaattttatattattataaaaaaaataaccttattactcttataaaatatagtgaatatattgataatttaatatatttaattatgtttatggtgttcgAGGCAGAATCGATGTGAAATCAGGGCAGATCGGgtcgggggacacaaatatcatccccgccccatcTTCATTCGGTTTCGGAGAAAAATCGTCCCAAACGAGACAATTCGGTTCAATTTTCGCTGAGCGATTTTAAATTGTGGATTTACCATAAGACAAAGGttcactttaaaatatatatatttataaaataatatttttttttgttaacataggacataatcttttaatttattaatctaatttattatttgccAAAATTATGTCTAACTATTGTTAAGTTATATTTTGGTTCCTCATCTCAATTTTGGTGAGGCATCTCCGACTGAGTTGTTTCCTCATCTCGTTTTATAAGATTCGAGAAGAAGATAAGCCACGAGACTTAGCAAAGTAATCGAATAAAACATTTTTCCAAAAACAGTGCACAGGTCGAGCCTAACATTTCAGTTCCTCATCCCACTCGAGATTCGAGAGAAATGTAACGCATGGGGTcgactaattaaatattaaatattattttaaagaattttgatAATACCAGacagatttttaaaattaattataaaataattaattttatttaaattttaataatatgaagaTTTACGGTAATAaaatgatgatgtttttttatgaaatcttggtttaaattaattaaacataattaattaaagaaatattatttatttgaagacagTCACCAATTAactttagaaaaatcaataaaaatgtgtACGTGTACCAACGtaattttaattagagtttcatttttattcgaagtttggtgatactcgagaatgagctttcgcgcttcatcctctgtacccgttttaaaaacggtatCTACTTATAAACGTAGCTATTGAAAATCAGTTTTTAAAACGGTCTCTACGCATGAGTTTTAACCGATTACTCTTTTGGTCCTAGTCATTCTTCTAGTATTTGTTGCTGATGATAACTAAGGAGGAAGTGTGATTTTGatatcactacaacaaaacatacattcagcgacccttatatgccaacccatattaagcgtgggtaaaaattaaaagaaaaaaacttttccCAACCTCtataccaccacctttatttttttttatataccaactttgtaactttgttaaaaccttataatttaaatattctaaattttaataatttttatgttttatttttaaactttgtaaatattttttttttattttttaatttttttaaaattaaatttgacttaaaattttgttaacattaaaatttaattaatattttttatataacataatttttaaactttttatagtatttttaatatatgtcttttatttaattattatttaaatttaattaaattgaaagtaaaatatgagagttCATTAGTATCTGAagtgttaatatgacatttatcccacatcggagaaaaagaagaagtttttgatatataaaatatgagagagttcattagtttctgaagtatttttaagattataatGTGTTGGAATATGGGATCACCCTAAGGGTTTAGGGTTATGTTCATAAGGTACTTGAGAGATGAAGGTCAAATGTGATAatagtagagataaaaaaataacatctaaaactaaaataaaaaaaaacaaattttaaaaaaatagtttaaaaataaaatagacttttagcgacgtttttcattttgccaacgcttaaataagcgtcgttaaaactttcgcctttcggcaacgcttgtaccgacgcttaaataagcgtggtaaaaacttgcgcccaccctgcttctggcgacgcaagaataagtgtcggtaatgtttttggcgacgcttttaaaggttggcagaagtctttttaagcgtcgccgaaagttatttttgttgtagtgtatatatgtataaaggtcgaatttggatttgcatcaaAACTTGTGAGTAAGTTTTGATTGACAATCTCGATAAGCTCCACTCCAAGGgtcataacttttgattcacTCAACCATTTTTAGTCTATGACCTACCATTAGAGAGGTATGACTCTTACCTGTTTTTACACTACGTACGCCACCCAATTCGACGCACAACCCAAGTGAGGTTTTCCGTACTAAAGTGTCGCCAAAATGGATAACTTGCATTCAATTGAAGATTGAAAGAGATATAATCCATCTCTATCACGATTTTACTACCAATATATCTAAGAGACACACCTTTCCAACAGTACCAATCCCAGACCCTAATTCATCCTAAGTTGATCAAGATACCTCGACAAAGTTTATGTCCAAACAAGTCGACTGAGGACAAAATTGAAAAGATGTTGAAATTTGAACATTTGTAATTTGGTCCACACTCCATCATTTCAACTGATTCAAATTGGAGAATGAAGATAAACCGATTACCTACAAGAATAACTCGACCATAACTCAATGAAAGACCAAAAATATGTTGGTTGAACTCACTAAAGCCAGTTGCAGGTTCAAAAATCCCAAAATTAACTTATTTGAGGTATTTAAATACATATCCTCCATAATTGAAGACACCTAAATTCCAAACATTTATAATAGAAATCATTACTTAACgggcatgtgagacatagcgtCAATGTCATTTCTCACGTGTAATCAAACACTTAACAAATAATTGAATCTCTAAGTCGTGTTTGAGCacgcataatatttttttaatttctcaaataGTAAATTAGGTGGCAACTCTAAAAAAACCAAATTTAGtccaaaatgttatttttttaacgaaCTTTAATCCCGCCTACCATTTTAGTTTATCATCTCACTCGAGAAGAAGTGAGATATGGGGCGGCGATTATCGAGTTATAAACGATTTTTCCAAGGGATGATTTTTTGGGCATTACAAGCTCGAACGATTTGTAAAttggagctcgaactcgatAATTTATCCACAAGCTAGAGCTCGACTCGATAATTTACCCACAAATTCGAGCTCGACTTaaaaagattgaattaaatttatattttcaagatcgagctcgaactcaagcCAAAACCAAGCGCGTACGCGAAAATAATAGTATGGTAAGTGTGACGATTGAAAGAAATGGTCTGATAGAGtatgattttaataaatagttatagGTAATGATGGTTGCGAAGAGGATTATAGCTTTAGAATTAGTTTTGACGTTGCAACAGATGTGCGTGATTATGTCTCGACATAATGTGATTAATGGAAACGAAAGTCTTTCGATTCACTCCccattatttctaaaaaaagcTCGCCCTCGGGCCTTGGGAAGGTCGATCGGGTCTTTTCCTCTTGTTATGTTCCCGCCATgcactggtaaaaaaatgacctttaccgacagatattaccgaaggttttataaaactctcctaattgatcccgagaggaaaaaatctttcgttattgaaaatagattccgagaggtgtgtaaaactctcggttttgattattagtaccgaaagttatgctaataactctcggttttgactttcccaaaaaatgaaaaaaaattctaagtgttgggagttggttaattgcgaaggttattctaaaaactttcggttttacctttcctcAAATGTTTAAATACGAAGGGTTTCCATTAAACCGTTGGAattgactcatcccaaaaaattgagaaaatattctaagttggggaatgattaattgcgaaggttatttgAAGAACTTTCGTTTTTACATTTTCCtgaaatttttaattgcgaaggtttatcctataaaccttcggttttgactcatccaaaaaaagacaaaaaaaataaaacctgTGATTcttattaccgaaggtttttcaataaacctttggttttgagaatagtcaaaaccggaggtttattgaaaaacctttggtaaatacctttataaatacaaaccttacccccttctctttttcattcgcctctctctcctttctctctctcccgcgccgcagccgcctctgacgctcctcttcttcttctccgttccaggttagttttttatttgtttttttgtttttagattTGGATTTGTTATCATTTGGTtaatattatctagatttatgctagtttagattatttgtttggtattttgatttatatttgttattgtttagattagatttatgttagtttgttaaatatatataattctgtTAGATTTTGtaaatgaatgatatattttggttattgtgtttgatatatatatatatatatatatatatatatatatgaaatgcatttaggatgggtgagttATGGATGAGTATTCGGCGTACACTAGAGAAACTGTCTCGGCattaccagaatttgctagAACAAACAGAAactgcggcacgtgaggaagaggtgagaaaaATAACGCTGGAAATGGAGGAAATTCGtttgagggatgcggaaagaggccaaatgtttaatgaaattaaagcggacagggctgaaatgacgcaaaaaattggagaatctcgaacaggaaattgaattgttgaagaggaagaatcaaccaccccctcctcttCCCCAcatctactaattaatttctcgattatattattgattaattagGTAATATCTTTTCCGTACGAATGATGACATTTTGGTGTatttagttttcataattatGTATTACTATTATCCTTTAATTtggttttgatttattaatgttgtttagggttt
It encodes the following:
- the LOC124924689 gene encoding xyloglucan endotransglucosylase/hydrolase protein 3-like; this translates as MGIVRESLILMIFVAVVAITISDAVPFDTYYQPLWGPDHFTVTGQGKEVQLLMDSSSGSGFKSKQEYCSGIFRMQIKISYKLTGGVITSFYLISGGGAIGNHDEIDFEFLGTNGTLQTNVFVNDEGHREELIKLWFDPSQDFHTYELNWNAKQILFKVDETTVRTFNYPGSYIPRPLHVEATIWNVSWAGTVDWSKAPFISYYRGFYIDGTPCK